Proteins co-encoded in one Ziziphus jujuba cultivar Dongzao chromosome 9, ASM3175591v1 genomic window:
- the LOC107426226 gene encoding uncharacterized protein LOC107426226 isoform X1, which yields MEMRAFPPVSVSESSSSSLRVVVNPSLPSSFHATTRTCQTAALARLFTPPRLLCSSSNNNNNTNSSTLLPPEDDDDDSDGVVDDLSKSQSQSSICTDGVQIEMERFGDKGRRILSRVAIQAPLEIVWNILTDYERLADFIPGLAVSQLLHKTSNSARLFQIGEQKLAFGLKFNAGGIIDCYEKELESLPFGQKRDIEFKMIEGDFQIFEGKWSIEQVDRGREDDSGIDQEIHTTLSYLVDVKPKLWLPVRLVEGRLCNEIKVNLACIREEARKAVF from the exons ATGGAGATGCGCGCCTTTCCTCCAGTCTCAGTCTCAgagtcatcttcatcatcattgcgTGTGGTCGTTAACCCTTCGCTCCCCTCGTCATTCCATGCTACTACTAGGACTTGTCAAACCGCTGCCCTTGCTCGATTATTTACACCGCCTCGTCTGCTCTGTTCCTcttccaacaacaacaacaacaccaaTTCTTCTACCCTACTGCCTCCTGAGGACGACGATGACGACAGCGACGGCGTCGTCGACGATTTGTCGAAATCGCAATCGCAATCGTCGATATGTACGGATGGTGTGCAGATAGAGATGGAGAGGTTCGGAGACAAGGGTCGGAGAATCCTATCCAGAGTTGCAATCCAGGCCCCACTGGAGATTGTGTGGAATATATTGACCGATTACGAGAGATTGGCGGATTTCATTCCCGGTCTTGCCGTCAGCCAGTTGCTTCACAAGACTTCCAATTCTGCTCGACTCTTTCAG ATTGGAGAACAGAAATTGGCATTTGGGCTGAAATTCAATGCTGGAGGAATTATAGATTGTTATGAAAAAGAACTTGAGAGCCTTCCTTTTGGACAGAAGCGTGATATTGAATTTAAGATGATAGAAGGAGACTTTCAAATCTTTGAAGGAAAATGGTCAATTGAACAG GTGGACAGAGGAAGAGAAGATGATTCAGGGATAGACCAAGAAATACATACAACTCTCTCGTATTTAGTTGATGTAAAGCCAAAGTTATGGTTGCCCGTAAGGCTCGTTGAGGGAAGACTCTGCAATGAGATTAAAGTGAATTTAGCATGTATCCGAGAAGAGGCTCGGAAAGCAGTCTTTTAA
- the LOC107426226 gene encoding uncharacterized protein LOC107426226 isoform X2 produces MEMRAFPPVSVSESSSSSLRVVVNPSLPSSFHATTRTCQTAALARLFTPPRLLCSSSNNNNNTNSSTLLPPEDDDDDSDGVVDDLSKSQSQSSICTDGVQIEMERFGDKGRRILSRVAIQAPLEIVWNILTDYERLADFIPGLAVSQLLHKTSNSARLFQIGEQKLAFGLKFNAGGIIDCYEKELESLPFGQKRDIEFKMIEGDFQIFEGKWSIEQGRKYSSLET; encoded by the exons ATGGAGATGCGCGCCTTTCCTCCAGTCTCAGTCTCAgagtcatcttcatcatcattgcgTGTGGTCGTTAACCCTTCGCTCCCCTCGTCATTCCATGCTACTACTAGGACTTGTCAAACCGCTGCCCTTGCTCGATTATTTACACCGCCTCGTCTGCTCTGTTCCTcttccaacaacaacaacaacaccaaTTCTTCTACCCTACTGCCTCCTGAGGACGACGATGACGACAGCGACGGCGTCGTCGACGATTTGTCGAAATCGCAATCGCAATCGTCGATATGTACGGATGGTGTGCAGATAGAGATGGAGAGGTTCGGAGACAAGGGTCGGAGAATCCTATCCAGAGTTGCAATCCAGGCCCCACTGGAGATTGTGTGGAATATATTGACCGATTACGAGAGATTGGCGGATTTCATTCCCGGTCTTGCCGTCAGCCAGTTGCTTCACAAGACTTCCAATTCTGCTCGACTCTTTCAG ATTGGAGAACAGAAATTGGCATTTGGGCTGAAATTCAATGCTGGAGGAATTATAGATTGTTATGAAAAAGAACTTGAGAGCCTTCCTTTTGGACAGAAGCGTGATATTGAATTTAAGATGATAGAAGGAGACTTTCAAATCTTTGAAGGAAAATGGTCAATTGAACAG GGAAGAAAGTATTCTAGCTTGGAAACTTGA
- the LOC107426226 gene encoding uncharacterized protein LOC107426226 isoform X3: protein MEMRAFPPVSVSESSSSSLRVVVNPSLPSSFHATTRTCQTAALARLFTPPRLLCSSSNNNNNTNSSTLLPPEDDDDDSDGVVDDLSKSQSQSSICTDGVQIEMERFGDKGRRILSRVAIQAPLEIVWNILTDYERLADFIPGLAVSQLLHKTSNSARLFQIGEQKLAFGLKFNAGGIIDCYEKELESLPFGQKRDIEFKMIEGDFQIFEGKWSIEQVFNAGKKVF from the exons ATGGAGATGCGCGCCTTTCCTCCAGTCTCAGTCTCAgagtcatcttcatcatcattgcgTGTGGTCGTTAACCCTTCGCTCCCCTCGTCATTCCATGCTACTACTAGGACTTGTCAAACCGCTGCCCTTGCTCGATTATTTACACCGCCTCGTCTGCTCTGTTCCTcttccaacaacaacaacaacaccaaTTCTTCTACCCTACTGCCTCCTGAGGACGACGATGACGACAGCGACGGCGTCGTCGACGATTTGTCGAAATCGCAATCGCAATCGTCGATATGTACGGATGGTGTGCAGATAGAGATGGAGAGGTTCGGAGACAAGGGTCGGAGAATCCTATCCAGAGTTGCAATCCAGGCCCCACTGGAGATTGTGTGGAATATATTGACCGATTACGAGAGATTGGCGGATTTCATTCCCGGTCTTGCCGTCAGCCAGTTGCTTCACAAGACTTCCAATTCTGCTCGACTCTTTCAG ATTGGAGAACAGAAATTGGCATTTGGGCTGAAATTCAATGCTGGAGGAATTATAGATTGTTATGAAAAAGAACTTGAGAGCCTTCCTTTTGGACAGAAGCGTGATATTGAATTTAAGATGATAGAAGGAGACTTTCAAATCTTTGAAGGAAAATGGTCAATTGAACAG GTCTTTAATGCAGGGAAGAAAGTATTCTAG